A single window of Modestobacter italicus DNA harbors:
- a CDS encoding YciI family protein, with amino-acid sequence MAKYLLLKHYRGAPAAVNDVRMDQWTPEEVSAHVQYMHDFAAKLEESGEFVDGQALSDQGMWVRYDGEGRPPVTDGPFAETKDLIAGWMVIDVDSEQRAVELAGELSAAPGSGGQPIHEWLEVRPFLTEAPMITE; translated from the coding sequence ATGGCCAAGTACCTGCTGCTCAAGCACTACCGCGGCGCGCCGGCAGCCGTGAACGACGTGCGGATGGACCAGTGGACGCCGGAGGAGGTCTCGGCGCACGTCCAGTACATGCACGACTTCGCCGCGAAGCTCGAGGAGAGCGGTGAGTTCGTCGACGGCCAGGCGCTGTCCGACCAGGGCATGTGGGTCCGGTACGACGGCGAGGGCCGACCGCCGGTCACCGACGGGCCGTTCGCCGAGACCAAGGACCTGATCGCCGGCTGGATGGTGATCGACGTCGACAGCGAGCAGCGCGCCGTCGAGCTGGCCGGGGAGCTGTCGGCCGCCCCCGGCTCGGGCGGGCAGCCGATCCACGAGTGGCTCGAGGTGCGCCCCTTCCTGACCGAGGCGCCGATGATCACGGAGTGA
- a CDS encoding helix-turn-helix domain-containing protein — translation MSLPQRSPAPALPRQATYGQRPYTRPAVPGAGPMGQRPVGPRPMPAGPVVQRPAPRPAVSFLTVAEVAAIMRVSKMTVYRLVHGGEMAAVRVGRSFRVPETAVREYLADARTDVA, via the coding sequence GTGTCCCTGCCCCAGCGCTCCCCCGCTCCGGCCCTCCCCCGCCAGGCCACCTACGGCCAGCGTCCCTACACCCGGCCTGCCGTGCCCGGCGCCGGCCCGATGGGCCAGCGCCCCGTGGGCCCGCGCCCGATGCCGGCCGGTCCGGTCGTGCAGCGGCCCGCGCCGCGCCCGGCCGTCTCCTTCCTGACCGTGGCCGAGGTCGCCGCGATCATGCGGGTGTCGAAGATGACCGTGTACCGCCTCGTGCACGGCGGCGAGATGGCCGCCGTCCGCGTCGGCCGCTCCTTCCGCGTCCCCGAGACGGCGGTCCGCGAGTACCTGGCCGACGCCCGCACCGACGTCGCCTGA
- a CDS encoding ANTAR domain-containing protein has translation MTLIVDFHDALTAAGADLPGVELLPERLAHACAQVLPVDGAGIGLFFSGGRRLPLGASDPVSGEAERLQFTLGDGPCLSSHASGETVVADEPTLRSRWPAFHDALLARTTVRGTVSLPLGGRLRSIGALDLYLVPPHAVAGVSLLDARVVAAEVAAALLAGGRGGEQPDGPAWLDTPAAGRRSRVWQAMGFVNSGLGLSSPDALALLRAHAYAEGSSLDELAVRVVGHEVRVDELSPDLGTR, from the coding sequence GTGACCCTCATCGTGGACTTCCACGACGCCCTGACCGCTGCCGGGGCCGACCTGCCCGGCGTGGAGCTGCTGCCCGAGCGGCTCGCGCACGCGTGCGCGCAGGTGCTGCCGGTCGACGGCGCCGGGATCGGCCTCTTCTTCTCCGGCGGCCGGCGGCTCCCGCTCGGCGCCAGCGACCCGGTCTCGGGGGAGGCGGAGCGCCTGCAGTTCACCCTCGGCGACGGCCCCTGCCTCAGCTCCCACGCCTCCGGCGAGACCGTCGTCGCCGACGAGCCGACCCTCCGGTCCCGGTGGCCCGCCTTCCACGACGCCCTGCTGGCGCGGACCACGGTGCGCGGCACCGTCTCGCTGCCCCTGGGCGGCCGGCTGCGTTCCATCGGTGCGCTCGACCTCTACCTCGTCCCCCCGCACGCCGTCGCCGGGGTCAGCCTGCTCGACGCCCGGGTCGTCGCCGCGGAGGTCGCCGCGGCGCTGCTGGCCGGGGGGCGCGGTGGGGAGCAGCCCGACGGGCCGGCCTGGCTGGACACCCCGGCCGCGGGACGGCGGTCCCGGGTCTGGCAGGCGATGGGCTTCGTGAACTCCGGTCTGGGGCTGTCCAGCCCGGACGCGCTGGCCCTGCTCCGCGCGCACGCCTACGCCGAGGGTTCCTCCCTCGACGAGCTCGCGGTGCGGGTGGTCGGCCACGAGGTCCGGGTCGACGAGCTGTCCCCGGACCTCGGCACCCGGTGA
- a CDS encoding NRDE family protein, which translates to MRVLALRDELTSRPFDDPGRWWPEFPDAVGGRDRVAGGTWCATDVPSGATALVLNRPQGRAAAPGAPSRGVLPLLAATHGVDWRAHVRVDGMAAFLLVLATPERLVTWDVDGDVVQEVAHDPGTVMVTSGGPEDRKAERHLAAFRAADHPAGWRALLQDGPPSDDPGALVVRHERDGQVFATVFGELLEAAPGRLRLSSSREPWTGGPWTDATFASG; encoded by the coding sequence GTGCGGGTCCTGGCGCTGCGGGACGAGCTGACCAGCCGCCCGTTCGACGACCCGGGGCGGTGGTGGCCGGAGTTCCCGGACGCCGTCGGCGGCCGCGACCGGGTGGCCGGCGGCACCTGGTGCGCCACCGACGTCCCGAGCGGGGCCACGGCACTGGTCCTCAACCGGCCCCAGGGGCGGGCGGCCGCGCCGGGTGCTCCCAGCCGCGGGGTCCTGCCGCTGCTCGCGGCCACGCACGGGGTGGACTGGCGGGCGCACGTGCGCGTCGACGGGATGGCCGCCTTCCTGCTCGTCCTGGCCACGCCCGAGCGGCTGGTCACCTGGGACGTCGACGGCGACGTGGTGCAGGAGGTGGCGCACGACCCCGGCACGGTCATGGTCACCTCGGGTGGCCCTGAGGACCGCAAGGCCGAGCGGCACCTCGCCGCGTTCCGGGCCGCCGACCACCCCGCCGGCTGGCGCGCCCTGCTGCAGGACGGGCCGCCGTCCGACGACCCCGGCGCCCTGGTCGTGCGGCACGAGCGGGACGGCCAGGTGTTCGCCACCGTCTTCGGCGAGCTGCTGGAGGCGGCACCCGGACGGCTCCGGCTCTCCTCCAGCCGCGAGCCGTGGACGGGTGGCCCGTGGACCGACGCCACGTTCGCCAGCGGCTGA
- a CDS encoding NUDIX domain-containing protein, translating into MTAPAALRPPVPGVDVPDARGRTGLDRAGRDLTGNPDVRVRDVELLAAGWHVLRRTTLEVRRSDGSWQTQQRETYDRGNGATVLLYDPDRRTVLLARQFRYPVYVNGHPDGLLLETAAGLLDDDDPATAIRREAAEELGVVVGELQEVFQVWMSPGSVTERLHFFAAPYSPRTRAAQGGGLAEEGEDIEVCELAFDDALAGTTDGRVVDAKTVMLLQWAALSGPFAAARRD; encoded by the coding sequence GTGACCGCGCCGGCCGCTCTCCGGCCGCCGGTGCCCGGTGTGGACGTCCCCGACGCGCGGGGCCGGACCGGCCTCGACCGGGCCGGGCGGGACCTGACCGGCAACCCGGACGTCCGCGTCCGGGACGTCGAGCTGCTGGCGGCCGGGTGGCACGTGCTGCGGCGCACCACCCTGGAGGTCCGCCGCAGCGACGGGAGCTGGCAGACCCAGCAGCGGGAGACCTACGACCGCGGCAACGGCGCCACCGTGCTGCTCTACGACCCGGACCGGCGCACCGTGCTGCTCGCCCGGCAGTTCCGCTACCCCGTGTACGTCAACGGCCACCCCGACGGGCTGCTGCTGGAGACCGCCGCCGGGCTGCTGGACGACGACGACCCGGCCACCGCGATCCGCCGCGAGGCCGCGGAGGAGCTCGGGGTGGTGGTCGGCGAGCTGCAGGAGGTGTTCCAGGTCTGGATGAGCCCCGGCTCGGTGACCGAGCGCCTGCACTTCTTCGCCGCGCCGTACTCGCCGCGTACGCGGGCCGCCCAAGGCGGGGGGCTGGCGGAGGAGGGCGAGGACATCGAGGTGTGCGAGCTGGCCTTCGACGACGCGCTCGCCGGGACCACCGACGGGCGCGTCGTCGACGCCAAGACGGTCATGCTGCTGCAGTGGGCGGCGCTGTCCGGGCCCTTCGCCGCCGCCCGCCGGGACTGA
- a CDS encoding DeoR/GlpR family DNA-binding transcription regulator, producing the protein MLVPERRELLLTRLHRDGRLIAKDVAAELGLSEDSVRRDLRELAAAGLCQRVYGGAVPASPAVADYATRRGVAVDSKARVAAAAVQLIAPGSTVLLDGGTTALAVVAALPRDLVATVVTHSPTVAAALVDHPGVEVYVLGGRLFKHSAVTCGAAAVEAAAGVNADLFLLGVTGVHPDSGLTTGDADEAAMKRALARRAADTYVLASSEKIGAASPFTVLPLADVAGIVTDAPPSHEVVARLVQLGVPVVQAAADPG; encoded by the coding sequence GTGCTCGTCCCCGAGCGCAGGGAGCTGCTGCTCACCCGGTTGCACCGCGACGGCCGGCTCATCGCCAAGGACGTCGCCGCCGAGCTGGGGCTGAGCGAGGACAGCGTCCGCCGCGACCTGCGGGAGCTGGCCGCCGCCGGGCTGTGCCAGCGCGTCTACGGCGGGGCCGTCCCCGCCTCGCCCGCGGTCGCGGACTACGCGACCCGGCGCGGGGTCGCCGTGGACAGCAAGGCGCGGGTGGCTGCGGCGGCCGTGCAGCTGATCGCACCGGGGAGCACCGTCCTGCTCGACGGCGGCACCACCGCGCTCGCCGTCGTGGCGGCGCTGCCGCGCGACCTGGTCGCGACGGTCGTCACGCACAGCCCCACCGTCGCCGCCGCGCTGGTGGACCACCCCGGCGTGGAGGTCTACGTGCTGGGCGGCCGGCTGTTCAAGCACTCCGCCGTCACCTGCGGGGCTGCCGCCGTCGAGGCCGCGGCGGGGGTCAACGCCGACCTGTTCCTGCTGGGCGTCACCGGCGTCCACCCGGACAGCGGGCTGACCACCGGGGACGCCGACGAGGCGGCCATGAAGCGCGCCCTCGCCCGGCGGGCCGCCGACACCTACGTGCTGGCCAGCAGCGAGAAGATCGGCGCGGCCTCGCCGTTCACCGTGCTGCCGCTGGCCGACGTCGCCGGCATCGTCACCGACGCCCCGCCCTCGCACGAGGTGGTGGCCCGGCTGGTGCAGCTCGGGGTGCCGGTCGTCCAGGCGGCTGCCGACCCGGGTTGA
- a CDS encoding 3-deoxy-7-phosphoheptulonate synthase: MEEAPIPADRVLDVAARIADQLLEVQTQVNGQIDATLAALLPGVAQRLGVEPVDDVDLSDLVNARITGSSVVVTPAAVATVVPLSARSAATTRDGRRAVGDIVTGRDDRLAVIAGPCSIHDPAAAVEYAGFIARMRERHGADLELVMRTYTEKPRTEVDWKGFAYDPFLDGSSRISVGLVATRLLMCQITDLGVPVAAEPLNALTPQYVNGLVTYNGVGARNVTDQTARERVSGFSSVVGFKNSPEGSIEAAISAVLTARAPHEFLGVDHHGVSAQLSTTGNDTGHVILRGDKDGPNYSAAHVADTKRRLAARGLPEVLVVDASHGNSQKDHRRQADVVADLAGQIAGGEQAIRGVMVESNLVAGRQDLDRRHPERLEYGLSVTDACVDPGTTELLLAELAEAVRARRRG, encoded by the coding sequence ATGGAGGAGGCTCCCATTCCGGCTGACCGGGTCCTGGACGTCGCGGCGCGCATCGCCGACCAGCTGCTGGAGGTCCAGACGCAGGTGAACGGGCAGATCGACGCGACGCTGGCGGCGCTGCTGCCCGGGGTCGCGCAGCGGCTGGGCGTCGAGCCGGTCGACGACGTCGACCTCTCCGACCTGGTCAACGCCCGGATCACCGGCTCGAGCGTCGTGGTCACCCCGGCGGCGGTGGCGACCGTCGTCCCGCTGTCGGCCCGGTCCGCGGCGACGACCCGCGACGGGCGGCGCGCGGTCGGCGACATCGTCACCGGGCGGGACGACCGGCTGGCCGTCATCGCCGGCCCGTGCTCGATCCACGACCCGGCCGCCGCCGTGGAGTACGCCGGGTTCATCGCCCGGATGCGGGAGCGGCACGGCGCCGACCTCGAGCTCGTGATGCGGACCTACACCGAGAAGCCGCGCACCGAGGTCGACTGGAAGGGCTTCGCCTATGACCCCTTCCTCGACGGGTCCAGCCGGATCAGCGTCGGGCTGGTCGCCACCCGGCTGCTGATGTGCCAGATCACCGACCTCGGCGTCCCGGTGGCCGCCGAGCCGCTGAACGCGCTCACCCCGCAGTACGTCAACGGGCTGGTCACCTACAACGGCGTCGGCGCGCGCAACGTCACCGACCAGACGGCCCGCGAGCGGGTCTCCGGCTTCTCCTCCGTCGTCGGGTTCAAGAACTCCCCCGAGGGCAGCATCGAGGCCGCCATCTCGGCGGTGCTCACCGCCCGGGCGCCGCACGAGTTCCTCGGCGTCGACCACCACGGGGTCAGCGCCCAGCTGTCGACGACGGGCAACGACACCGGCCACGTCATCCTGCGCGGGGACAAGGACGGCCCGAACTACTCCGCGGCGCACGTCGCCGACACCAAGCGGCGGCTGGCGGCCCGGGGGCTGCCCGAGGTCCTCGTCGTCGACGCCTCGCACGGCAACAGCCAGAAGGACCACCGGCGGCAGGCCGACGTCGTCGCCGACCTGGCCGGGCAGATCGCGGGCGGCGAGCAGGCCATCCGCGGCGTCATGGTGGAGAGCAACCTCGTCGCCGGCCGGCAGGACCTGGACCGCCGGCACCCGGAGCGGCTGGAGTACGGCCTGAGCGTCACCGACGCCTGCGTCGACCCCGGGACGACGGAGCTGCTGCTCGCCGAGCTGGCCGAGGCCGTCCGGGCCCGCCGCCGCGGCTGA
- a CDS encoding transglycosylase family protein, whose amino-acid sequence MRRRLAGRTAGLAVAVALAVGTAPGSASAAPQAPTDGELSAAQQAADAAATEVGELLARAGAAEQAVTSAHASATAARAAYDQDLAAHQRAQAAAEAAQAATRQAQQQLTGARADVAAFARSSYKDGSTSPGLQALVTSGGLDQLLERAAPLDAVGQGRADVVDRLTVVQQQADDASAAARDTLTEAAELEDRAAADLAAAEQLEADARRQADASAAEQATVQTELDRARTTLVSLQEQRTAADEAAQQEAAAQAAAAQAAAEASAAETPAAPSSSAPAPTSAARPTPAKPTPSPAPAPAPAPAPAPAAHDWDAVAACESGGNWSINTGNGYYGGLQFGQSTWLAYGGAAYAARADLASKAEQIAVAEKVLAAQGKGAWPTCGKGL is encoded by the coding sequence GTGCGCCGCCGGCTGGCCGGCCGCACCGCCGGCCTCGCGGTCGCCGTGGCCCTCGCGGTCGGCACGGCCCCCGGGTCGGCGTCAGCGGCGCCGCAGGCGCCCACCGACGGTGAGCTCAGCGCGGCGCAGCAGGCAGCGGACGCCGCCGCGACCGAGGTCGGCGAGCTGCTGGCCCGGGCCGGTGCCGCCGAGCAGGCGGTGACCTCCGCGCACGCCTCCGCCACCGCGGCCCGGGCGGCGTACGACCAGGACCTCGCCGCGCACCAGCGCGCCCAGGCGGCCGCCGAGGCCGCCCAGGCCGCGACCCGGCAGGCGCAGCAGCAGCTGACCGGCGCCCGCGCCGACGTCGCCGCCTTCGCCCGGAGCAGCTACAAGGACGGCAGCACCTCCCCGGGGCTGCAGGCGCTGGTCACGTCGGGCGGGCTGGACCAGCTGCTCGAGCGGGCCGCGCCGCTCGACGCCGTCGGTCAGGGGCGGGCCGACGTCGTGGACCGGCTCACCGTCGTCCAGCAGCAGGCCGACGACGCCTCGGCGGCGGCGCGGGACACGCTCACCGAGGCGGCCGAGCTCGAGGACCGGGCCGCCGCCGACCTCGCCGCGGCCGAGCAGCTCGAGGCCGACGCCCGCCGGCAGGCCGACGCCTCCGCCGCCGAGCAGGCCACCGTCCAGACCGAGCTCGACCGGGCGCGGACCACCCTGGTGAGCCTGCAGGAGCAGCGCACCGCCGCTGACGAGGCCGCGCAGCAGGAGGCGGCCGCGCAGGCCGCTGCCGCGCAGGCTGCGGCGGAGGCCTCGGCGGCCGAGACCCCGGCCGCGCCCTCGTCCAGCGCCCCGGCGCCGACGAGCGCGGCCCGGCCGACCCCGGCGAAGCCGACGCCCAGCCCCGCACCGGCCCCCGCGCCCGCGCCGGCCCCTGCACCCGCCGCGCACGACTGGGACGCCGTCGCCGCCTGCGAGTCCGGCGGCAACTGGAGCATCAACACCGGCAACGGCTACTACGGCGGCCTGCAGTTCGGCCAGTCGACCTGGCTCGCCTATGGCGGTGCGGCCTACGCCGCCCGCGCGGACCTGGCCAGCAAGGCCGAGCAGATCGCCGTCGCGGAGAAGGTGCTCGCGGCCCAGGGCAAGGGGGCCTGGCCCACCTGCGGCAAGGGCCTGTGA
- a CDS encoding SDR family NAD(P)-dependent oxidoreductase → MSSVTGKVAVVTGAGSGIGRQLALELARRGARLAVSDVDEAGLAATADRARALGAEVLAARLDVADRAAVLAHAAAVADHFGVVHQVYNNAGVAGGGTVLDSDWEDYDRILGINLFGVLHGTKAFLPYLVASGDGHVVNISSLNGIMAQASINAYSASKFAVRGFTEALRSEMLQAGHPVQVTVVHPGGVKTNIATAAIERDRERGVLTPEDERRARLYNDKLLRMPPEQAARTIVAGVEAGRPRILVGNDAKVVDLLVRLLPRAYPRLAVAFQRRAQRA, encoded by the coding sequence ATGAGCAGCGTCACCGGCAAGGTCGCCGTCGTCACCGGCGCCGGGTCCGGCATCGGCCGGCAGCTGGCCCTCGAGCTGGCCCGGCGCGGTGCCCGGCTGGCGGTGTCCGACGTCGACGAGGCCGGCCTGGCCGCGACCGCCGACCGGGCCCGGGCGCTGGGCGCCGAGGTGCTTGCCGCGCGGCTGGACGTCGCCGACCGGGCCGCCGTGCTGGCCCACGCGGCCGCAGTGGCCGATCACTTCGGCGTCGTCCACCAGGTCTACAACAACGCCGGGGTCGCCGGCGGCGGCACGGTGCTCGACAGCGACTGGGAGGACTACGACCGGATCCTCGGCATCAACCTCTTCGGCGTCCTGCACGGCACGAAGGCCTTCCTCCCGTACCTGGTCGCCTCCGGCGACGGGCACGTGGTCAACATCTCCAGCCTGAACGGGATCATGGCGCAGGCGTCGATCAACGCCTACAGCGCCAGCAAGTTCGCCGTCCGCGGGTTCACCGAGGCGCTGCGCAGCGAGATGCTGCAGGCCGGGCACCCGGTGCAGGTCACCGTGGTGCACCCGGGCGGGGTGAAGACCAACATCGCGACGGCGGCGATCGAGCGGGACCGGGAGCGCGGCGTGCTCACCCCGGAGGACGAGCGGCGGGCGCGGCTCTACAACGACAAGCTGCTGCGGATGCCACCGGAGCAGGCGGCGCGGACCATCGTGGCCGGCGTGGAGGCCGGCCGGCCGCGCATCCTGGTCGGCAACGACGCCAAGGTCGTCGACCTGCTGGTCCGGCTGCTCCCCCGCGCCTACCCGCGGCTGGCCGTGGCGTTCCAGCGGCGGGCGCAGCGGGCCTGA
- a CDS encoding alpha/beta fold hydrolase, with the protein MTAPTPDPVLAEDAAGDRFVDLPAGPRLCFRTEGPDAGVPLLLIAGLGIDLTSWPQRMVDGFVGRGFRVVRFDNRDIGRSTRIATPPPGRLRQLLARPRPDAYDLADMAADTVGLLDSLGIDRVHLVGMSMGGMIAQTVAARHPARVASLTSIFSTTGDRRVGQPARSTLARLARGPARTVEESVERHLGMLRHIGSPTALPDDDLERAWAVGLWERSGGVAARAGVPRQISAIQASGDRTAELRRITAPTLVVHGSTDRMVHPTGGRATADAVPGARHVEIPELGHHLAPGVVDQLVELSTDLARSAGAPLPAGDAR; encoded by the coding sequence GTGACCGCCCCGACCCCCGACCCGGTGCTCGCCGAGGACGCCGCCGGCGACCGGTTCGTCGACCTGCCGGCCGGGCCGCGGCTGTGCTTCCGCACCGAGGGGCCCGACGCCGGCGTGCCGCTGCTGCTGATCGCCGGGCTGGGCATCGACCTCACGTCCTGGCCGCAGCGGATGGTCGACGGCTTCGTCGGGCGCGGCTTCCGGGTGGTCCGGTTCGACAACCGGGACATCGGCCGGTCGACCCGGATCGCCACCCCGCCGCCGGGCCGGCTGCGCCAGCTGCTCGCCCGGCCGCGGCCGGACGCCTACGACCTCGCCGACATGGCCGCCGACACCGTCGGGCTGCTCGACTCCCTGGGGATCGACCGGGTGCACCTGGTCGGGATGTCGATGGGCGGGATGATCGCGCAGACCGTCGCCGCCCGGCACCCCGCCCGGGTCGCCAGCCTCACCTCGATCTTCTCCACCACCGGGGACCGGCGGGTCGGGCAGCCGGCCCGGTCCACCCTGGCCCGGCTGGCCCGGGGCCCGGCCCGGACGGTCGAGGAGTCGGTGGAGCGGCACCTCGGGATGCTCCGGCACATCGGCTCGCCGACCGCGCTGCCCGACGACGACCTCGAGCGCGCGTGGGCCGTCGGGCTCTGGGAGCGCAGCGGCGGCGTCGCCGCCCGGGCCGGGGTGCCGCGGCAGATCAGCGCCATCCAGGCCTCCGGCGACCGCACCGCCGAGCTGCGGCGGATCACCGCGCCGACCCTCGTCGTCCACGGCTCGACCGACCGGATGGTGCACCCGACCGGCGGCCGGGCCACCGCCGACGCCGTCCCCGGTGCCCGGCACGTGGAGATCCCCGAGCTGGGCCACCACCTGGCGCCGGGCGTCGTCGACCAGCTGGTCGAGCTCAGCACCGACCTCGCCCGCAGCGCGGGCGCCCCCCTCCCGGCAGGAGATGCCCGATGA
- a CDS encoding flavin-containing monooxygenase, with product MTSSTPVEHLDVLVVGAGISGIGAAYYLQRDHPQRSFALLEARAATGGTWDLFRYPGIRSDSDLHTFGYEFAPWRDPRSIAGADRILDYLRTTAAEHGIDRHVRFHSKVVAASWSSAEARWTVEVEHTDTGERTALTCSWLFCAGGYYRYDEGFTPHFEGRERFAGPIVHPQHWPADLDTTGKRVVVIGSGATAVTLVPALAETAGHVTMLQRTPSYVLPVPAEDKLANRLRKVLGEERAYPIVRRKNIAKGRLVWRFCQKHPERARALIRWVNTKHLPEGYPVDEHFKPPYGPWDQRLCAVPDGDLFRAIREGTAEVVTDRIATFTEQGVLLESGRELAADVIVTATGLNVQAFGGIGLTVDGAEVRLPETVAYKGVMLSGVPNLAYAIGYTNSSWTLKVGLLCEHFCRLLTHMDEHGYDAVRPELADPGMPTRPLLDFGAGYVRRAVDQLPRQGDRAPWLTSMDYRTDVGLLRAGNVVDPELHFSRAAVRAGVGA from the coding sequence ATGACCTCCTCGACCCCGGTCGAGCACCTCGACGTCCTCGTCGTCGGAGCCGGCATCTCCGGCATCGGCGCCGCGTACTACCTGCAGCGCGACCACCCGCAGCGCAGCTTCGCGCTGCTGGAGGCGCGCGCGGCCACCGGGGGCACGTGGGACCTGTTCCGCTACCCCGGCATCCGGTCGGACTCGGACCTGCACACCTTCGGCTACGAGTTCGCGCCGTGGCGGGACCCGCGGTCGATCGCCGGGGCCGACCGGATCCTGGACTACCTGCGCACGACCGCCGCCGAGCACGGCATCGACCGGCACGTCCGGTTCCACTCGAAGGTCGTCGCCGCCTCCTGGTCGTCGGCGGAGGCGCGCTGGACCGTCGAGGTCGAGCACACCGACACCGGCGAGCGGACGGCGCTCACCTGCAGCTGGCTGTTCTGCGCCGGTGGCTACTACCGCTACGACGAGGGCTTCACCCCGCACTTCGAGGGCCGCGAGCGCTTCGCCGGGCCGATCGTGCACCCGCAGCACTGGCCGGCGGACCTGGACACCACCGGCAAGCGGGTCGTGGTCATCGGCAGCGGCGCCACCGCGGTCACCCTGGTGCCCGCGCTGGCGGAGACCGCCGGGCACGTCACCATGCTGCAGCGGACGCCGAGCTACGTGCTGCCGGTGCCGGCCGAGGACAAGCTGGCCAACCGGCTGCGGAAGGTGCTCGGCGAGGAGCGCGCGTACCCGATCGTGCGGCGCAAGAACATCGCCAAGGGCCGGCTGGTCTGGCGGTTCTGCCAGAAGCACCCGGAGCGGGCCCGGGCGCTGATCCGCTGGGTCAACACCAAGCACCTGCCCGAGGGCTATCCGGTCGACGAGCACTTCAAGCCGCCGTACGGGCCCTGGGACCAGCGGCTGTGCGCCGTCCCGGACGGCGACCTGTTCCGCGCCATCCGGGAGGGGACGGCGGAGGTCGTCACCGACCGGATCGCCACCTTCACCGAGCAGGGCGTGCTGCTGGAGTCCGGCCGCGAGCTGGCCGCCGACGTCATCGTGACCGCCACCGGGCTGAACGTGCAGGCCTTCGGCGGCATCGGGCTGACCGTGGACGGCGCCGAGGTGCGGCTGCCCGAGACGGTCGCCTACAAGGGCGTGATGCTGTCCGGCGTGCCCAACCTCGCCTACGCGATCGGCTACACCAACAGCTCCTGGACGCTGAAGGTCGGGCTGCTCTGCGAGCACTTCTGCCGGCTGCTCACCCACATGGACGAGCACGGGTACGACGCCGTCCGGCCCGAGCTCGCCGACCCGGGCATGCCCACCCGCCCGCTGCTGGACTTCGGCGCGGGCTACGTCCGGCGCGCCGTCGACCAGCTGCCCCGGCAGGGGGACCGGGCGCCCTGGCTGACCTCGATGGACTACCGCACCGACGTCGGGCTGCTGCGGGCCGGCAACGTCGTCGACCCCGAGCTGCACTTCTCCCGCGCCGCCGTCCGGGCGGGGGTCGGCGCGTGA
- a CDS encoding PucR family transcriptional regulator, with amino-acid sequence MTRDWPSPSATVRELFRRGAEIALDPRADWVAELHRASLSGAGMRPVAEDPVLAEATRRANLANLLHWAAANVQRPGERVPVDLGPEVLEASRDLVRRGLDHSGLDAYRTAQGVAWRRWMEICFRLTEDPGELRELLDVSALSITTFIDDTVAAVSARMSAERAELTRGAHAERRAAVSLLLEGAPLGRARAEAQLGYGLTGPHTAVIVWGGSGPGVSEQLEAAAEATMRASGAARRLTVVAGATALWVWLPVGRAPEVDAVAAGLSTAPDVRVAIGRPGTDVDGFRRSHLDAATTQQMLARLTSPQQVARHEDVQLVALLTSQPTRADEFLADTLGGLLGADPETQLMVLTYVRELGNATRTAQRLYTHRNTVLRRLARADELLPRPLADDVLAVAAALEVLRWRGRAG; translated from the coding sequence GTGACGCGCGACTGGCCCAGTCCCTCGGCGACCGTGCGCGAGCTGTTCCGGCGCGGGGCCGAGATCGCCCTGGACCCGCGGGCGGACTGGGTGGCCGAGCTGCACCGGGCGTCGCTGAGCGGTGCAGGGATGCGCCCGGTCGCCGAGGACCCGGTGCTGGCCGAGGCGACCCGGCGGGCGAACCTGGCCAACCTGCTGCACTGGGCGGCGGCCAACGTGCAGCGACCCGGTGAGCGGGTGCCGGTGGACCTCGGGCCGGAGGTGCTGGAGGCCTCCCGCGACCTGGTGCGGCGCGGGCTGGACCACAGCGGCCTGGACGCCTACCGCACGGCGCAGGGGGTGGCCTGGCGGCGGTGGATGGAGATCTGCTTCCGGCTGACCGAGGACCCCGGTGAGCTGCGCGAGCTGCTGGACGTCTCGGCGCTGTCGATCACCACCTTCATCGACGACACGGTCGCCGCGGTCTCGGCGCGGATGTCCGCCGAGCGGGCCGAGCTGACCCGCGGAGCGCACGCGGAACGGCGGGCCGCGGTCTCGCTGCTGCTGGAGGGGGCGCCGCTGGGCCGGGCCCGGGCCGAGGCCCAGCTCGGCTACGGGCTCACCGGGCCGCACACCGCGGTGATCGTGTGGGGCGGGTCGGGGCCCGGGGTGTCCGAGCAGCTGGAGGCCGCCGCGGAGGCGACCATGCGGGCCAGCGGCGCCGCGCGGCGGCTGACCGTGGTGGCCGGCGCGACCGCGCTGTGGGTGTGGCTGCCGGTCGGCCGGGCGCCCGAGGTCGACGCGGTGGCCGCGGGGCTGTCCACCGCCCCCGACGTCCGGGTGGCCATCGGCCGGCCGGGCACCGACGTCGACGGCTTCCGGCGCAGCCACCTGGACGCCGCGACCACCCAGCAGATGCTCGCCCGGCTCACCTCGCCGCAGCAGGTCGCCCGGCACGAGGACGTGCAGCTCGTCGCGCTGCTGACCAGCCAGCCCACCCGGGCCGACGAGTTCCTCGCCGACACCCTCGGCGGCCTGCTGGGCGCCGACCCCGAGACGCAGCTGATGGTGCTGACCTACGTGCGCGAGCTGGGCAACGCCACCCGGACGGCGCAGCGGCTCTACACCCACCGCAACACCGTGCTCCGCCGGCTGGCCCGGGCCGACGAGCTGCTCCCGCGGCCGCTGGCCGACGACGTGCTGGCCGTCGCCGCCGCCCTGGAGGTGCTGCGCTGGCGCGGGAGGGCCGGCTGA